A window of Rhododendron vialii isolate Sample 1 chromosome 13a, ASM3025357v1 contains these coding sequences:
- the LOC131313838 gene encoding probable LRR receptor-like serine/threonine-protein kinase At3g47570, with product MTSYVGNFGLARFLSDSLLTISQPQTSSIGIRGTVGYVAPEYGMGSKSSIQGDVYSFGILILEMFTGKRPTDMIFTDSWNLHQFSKSSLPERVMET from the exons ATGACTTCTTATGTGGGCAATTTTGGACTGGCAAGGTTTCTATCTGATAGCCTACTCACTATATCTCAACCTCAAACAAGCTCAATTGGAATAAGAGGAACAGTTGGCTACGTTGCTCCGG AGTATGGTATGGGAAGTAAGTCGTCGATTCAGGGAGATGTCTATAGCTTCGGAATCCTCATACTAGAGATGTTCACAGGAAAGAGACCTACGGATATGATATTCACGGACAGCTGGAACCTCCATCAGTTTTCTAAGAGCTCACTTCCCGAAAGAGTGATGGAAACATAA